A stretch of the Aricia agestis chromosome 15, ilAriAges1.1, whole genome shotgun sequence genome encodes the following:
- the LOC121734114 gene encoding sorbitol dehydrogenase-like, with translation MAKNSAAVLYGPYDLRIEEWPMPEINDNEVLIEISCVGICGSDLKLYSTGECGTVSIAGDPIVVGHEGAGTVVQVGSSVTNLRVGDRVAIEPTQPCRGCEYCKRGRYNLCAEPRYCSTRECHGNITKYYKHVADFCHKIPDNVSMEEGAAVQPLAIAIHACRRAGVTLGARVLVQGAGPVGVLCALTARAMGAAKIMITDVVQSRLDTAREMVADYTLLTSKMADEDVVGAVVDALGDNPDITIDACGFGDAQRVALMVTKTGGTVMIVGIGARSVELPLTAAMLREVDVRGAYRLLNSYPIALAALESGAIDLKKFITHHYPMEQAKEAFEYAKSGDAMKIIIHMK, from the exons GAAGAATGGCCGATGCCCGAAATCAATGACAATG AGGTGCTGATTGAGATATCATGTGTCGGCATCTGCGGGTCCGACTTGAAGCTGTACAGCACCGGCGAATGCGGCACCGTCAGCATCGCCGGAGACCCCATCGTGGTTGGGCATGAGGGCGCGGGGACGGTGGTTCAG GTCGGTTCGTCAGTAACCAATTTACGCGTGGGAGACCGCGTCGCGATCGAGCCGACCCAGCCGTGCCGAGGCTGTGAATACTGCAAGCGCGGGCGCTACAACCTGTGCGCGGAACCGCGCTACTGTTCTACGAGAGAGTGCCACGGAAACATTACAAAATACTACAAACATGTTGCGGATTTCTGTCACAA GATCCCCGACAACGTGTCAATGGAGGAGGGCGCGGCGGTGCAGCCTCTAGCGATCGCGATCCACGCGTGCCGGCGCGCAGGCGTGACGCTCGGCGCGCGCGTGCTCGTGCAgggggcggggccagtgggcgtgcTGTGCGCGCTCACCGCACGGGCGATGGGCGCCGCCAAAATCATGATCACAG ACGTAGTCCAATCCCGGCTGGACACGGCGCGGGAGATGGTGGCGGATTACACGCTGTTGACCAGCAAGATGGCGGACGAGGACGTTGTAGGGGCCGTCGTAGACGCGCTGGGAGATAACCCCGATATAACCATTGATGCGTGCGGATTTGGGGATGCGCAGCGGGTGGCGCTTatg GTGACGAAGACGGGCGGTACGGTGATGATAGTGGGCATCGGCGCGAGGAGTGTCGAGTTGCCGCTGACGGCCGCCATGCTGCGGGAGGTCGACGTGCGCGGCGCGTACCGCCTGCTCAACTC ATACCCCATAGCCCTGGCTGCGCTTGAGAGTGGAGCGATCGACCTTAAGAAGTTCATCACCCACCACTACCCCATGGAGCAAGCTAAGGAGGCCTTTGAATACGCCAAGAGCGGAGACGCCATGAAGATTATCATACACATGAAGTAG
- the LOC121734113 gene encoding Bloom syndrome protein homolog, with product MDTKKSAVSGKQGSMERFLQKSKPSLVKQGTSNNTKDNESEKKSKFVWKTRTSNQTSFTPPFKKGTDNEQKSPFSTKSNSESPSILTFKQIDKPAKNIDTKIKSNKFGIARNDSDVMEVDDFSNSPINKTKDANRSIRINESPSPQKPPTEPKERSKVSPKKTSPVKDNDPLKNLQLDHTISGCLSNILNCPILKKNKDSLDANDVEECKDMYIELLEKVSDAFRRIPNCIKEKFPGYDKKTYCKINYLNAKLKSIIKQQKNKPKSLNDSLNQSRESEDSQSLLPNVDSDLDDFDLLATSSKTNIAMEKLKIKQMETSTPEMVPVNKALQLEATSKKSLSFNMFSPCNDSVNSNNDTDGELNTSEANSSKGKFVFKRPTKSIEDKTIVQDVPSSTVERIKNASLRLQPISNEEKPKTVPLQNSSLLLQTPQLSKTSFMGDDSYTIAATDDRTSDDIDNIDDYEVPIDMDDETDIMLNNSQCSVINLSDSLPCSSNTVKINDKDIEIDDDGWPEYNPQDFEDSIAVVENEISNIENKGHSKKNVGNIETKTVNLMDTTVNETEPKYEGIGDFHVGTQNDGITGEFDGFHFPHSSLMMEMFREKFGLKSFRPNQLQVINATLLGHDCFVLMPTGGGKSLCYQLPAILTPGVTIVISPLKSLILDQVNKLLSLDIPAAHLSGDVTLAQADEIYHKLSTREPLLKLLYVTPEKVSGSPKFQTMLDTLYSRGKLARFVIDEAHCVSQWGHDFRPDYKRLGVLRSRFPAAALMALTATATPRVRTDILHQLRVTKCKWFLSSFNRPNLSYTILEKKPKSVNQEIGKLIKQKFFSDSGIVYCLSRKECEALSVDLRKVGIPAVPYHAGLTDRKREEVQASWVADKFRVICATIAFGMGIDKADVRFVIHHSMPRSVEGYYQEAGRAGRDGLPASCILYYSYGDAVRYRRLFEMERNSTAEARRVHEDNLLRMVEVCEGVTECRRAQVLAYLGERYPRERCSPPCDTCRAPIDYKPVDVTEECKLIVRCIRNSSKYTLLHIAEVLRGSMQQRLAALRTDPIFNRCKAWPRGDAQRLLRQMVVRGLLAERLVISNDIASAYATIGPKVDSLMSGGLRVVFPMKVERKATLETAAPTHQPDTPINGLIKQLEDRCYADLVEACREMGSARGVSLAAVLPQAALRAMAARMPERPDELLALPHITRANYDKYGANLLKITSAYAVEKCGLLMQYQDELEAEPAAQDFDGSGSDTDWAEVARAASSGSSRGSSRRGRTSRGGVRKKYKRTKTSSAKKKAWRGAAGAARGKGRGGAKASPGPIRYAGASTTGLGSMPVPRANTRPGVFGGSKLNF from the exons TTACACCTCCTTTCAAAAAGGGGACAGACAATGAACAGAAGTCT CCTTTCAGTACAAAATCAAATTCAGAATCTCCTAGTATACTAACTTTTAAACAAATTGATAAACCAGCAAAAAACATTGACACTaaaataaaaagcaataaaTTTGGTATTGCTAGAAATGATTCAGATGTCATGGAAGTG GACGATTTCTCTAACTCTCCAATTAACAAAACAAAAGATGCAAATAGATCTATAAGAATAAATGAAAGTCCATCACCACAGAAACCTCCCACCGAACCAAAAGAGAGAAGTAAAGTATCGCCAAAAAAGACGAGTCCGGTCAAAGATAATGATCCATTGAAAAATTTACAGCTTGATCATACAATATCTGGATGTCTGTCAAACATTTTGAACTGTCCAATTCTTAAAAAG AACAAAGACAGTTTGGATGCAAATGATGTTGAGGAATGCAAAGATATGTATATAGAATTATTAGAAAAAGTAAGTGATGCATTTAGGAGGATACcaaattgtattaaagagaAATTTCCCGGATACGATAAAAAGACGTACtgcaaaataaattacttaaatgcCAAATTGAAATCTATTATTAAACAGCAGAAAAATAAACCTAAGAGTTTAAATGATTCGTTAAATCAATCCAGGGAAAGCGAAGACAGCCAGTCCTTATTGCCAAATGTTGACAGTGATCTTGATGATTTTGATTTATTAGCAACAAGTTCTAAAACAAATATAGCTatggaaaaattgaaaataaagcaGATGGAAACATCTACACCAGAAATGGTCCCTGTAAATAAGGCCTTACAGTTAGAAGCCACATCCAAGAAATCACTATCCTTCAATATGTTCTCCCCTTGTAATGATTCTGTCAATTCGAATAACGACACAGATGGTGAGTTAAATACATCTGAGGCAAACAGTAGCAAAGGCAAGTTTGTTTTCAAAAGACCAACAAAGTCTATTGAAGATAAAACAATAGTCCAAGATGTGCCTTCTAGTACTGTAGAAAGAATAAAAAATGCATCTCTTAGATTACAGCCTATTAGCAATGAAGAAAAACCTAAAACTGTGCCATTGCAAAATAGCTCTCTTCTCTTACAAACACCCCAGCTAAGTAAAACCTCATTCATGGGTGATGATTCTTATACAATTGCAGCTACTGATGACAGAACAAGTGATGACATAGACAATATTGATGATTACGAAGTACCTATAGATATGGACGACGAGACTGATATAATGCTTAATAACTCTCAATGTAGTGTAATAAATTTAAGTGACTCACTACCCTGTTCTAGTAATACAGTTAAAATTAACGATAAAGATATAGAAATTGATGATGATGGATGGCCGGAATATAATCCTCAAGATTTTGAAGACAGTATAGCGGTTGTGGAAAATGAAATAAGCAATATCGAAAATAAAGGGCATAGTAAGAAAAACGTAGGAAACATTGAAACCAAAACCGTCAATTTGATGGACACAACAGTTAATGAAACTGAACCAAAATACGAGGGTATTGGAGATTTCCATGTAGGCACACAAAATGATGGGATTACAG GCGAATTCGACGGCTTCCACTTTCCACACTCGTCTCTCATGATGGAAATGTTCAGAGAGAAATTCGGTCTAAAATCCTTTCGACCCAACCAGCTACAAGTTATAAACGCTACGCTACTAGGTCATGACTGTTTTGTGCTTATGCCCACTGGTGGAG gtaAGTCACTATGCTACCAGTTGCCGGCCATTTTGACGCCTGGAGTCACGATAGTAATATCACCATTGAAGTCTCTCATTTTGGACCAAGTGAACAAACTTTTGTCTCTCGAT ATCCCGGCGGCGCACCTAAGTGGCGACGTGACCCTGGCTCAGGCGGACGAGATCTACCACAAGCTGTCGACCCGCGAGCCGCTGCTCAAGCTGCTGTACGTCACTCCGGAGAAGGTCAGCGGGTCACCCAAGTTCCAGACGATGTTGGATACGCTGTACTCGCGGGGGAAGCTCGCAAG GTTCGTGATAGACGAGGCTCACTGCGTGTCGCAGTGGGGCCACGACTTCCGGCCTGACTACAAGCGGCTGGGCGTGCTGCGGTCGCGCTTCCCCGCCGCCGCGCTCATGGCCCTCACCGCCACCGCCACGCCGCGCGTGCGCACCGACATACTGCATCAGCTGCGG GTCACAAAATGCAAATGGTTCCTGAGCAGCTTTAACCGACCTAATCTGTCCTACACAATATTGGAGAAGAAACCCAAAAGTGTCAACCAAGAAATCGGAAAACTCATCAAGCAGAAATTCTTTAG CGACTCGGGCATAGTTTACTGTCTCTCGCGCAAGGAGTGCGAGGCTCTATCAGTTGACCTGAGGAAGGTGGGCATCCCCGCGGTCCCATACCACGCGGGTCTCACAGACCGGAAGAGGGAAGAGGTGCAGGCTTCGTGGGTCGCTGATAAGTTTAGAGTG ATCTGCGCGACGATAGCGTTCGGCATGGGCATAGACAAGGCGGACGTGCGCTTCGTGATTCACCACAGCATGCCGCGGTCCGTAGAGGGATATTACCAAGAGGCGGGGCGCGCAGGCCGCGACGGTCTGCCCGCCTCCTGTATCCTGTACTACAGCTACGGGGACGCTGTGCGATATAGAAGACTGTTTGAGA TGGAGCGCAACAGCACGGCGGAGGCGCGGCGCGTGCACGAAGACAACCTGCTGCGCATGGTGGAGGTGTGCGAGGGCGTGACCGAGTGCCGGCGCGCGCAGGTGCTGGCGTACCTCGGCGAGCGGTACCCGCGCGAGCGGTGCAGCCCCCCCTGCGACACCTGCCGCGCCCCCATTGACTACAAG CCAGTGGATGTAACAGAGGAGTGCAAGCTAATTGTGCGGTGTATACGCAACAGCAGCAAGTACACGCTGCTGCACATCGCTGAGGTGCTGCGGGGCAGCATGCAGCAGCGGCTGGCGGCGCTGCGGACGGACCCTATATTCAACCG GTGTAAGGCGTGGCCTCGCGGCGACGCCCAACGCCTACTCCGTCAGATGGTGGTGCGTGGTTTACTGGCGGAGCGGCTTGTCATCAGCAACGATATAGCCAGCGCTTACGCTACTATTGGGCCTAAAGTTGACAG TCTCATGTCAGGCGGCCTGCGCGTAGTTTTCCCCATGAAGGTGGAGCGCAAGGCGACGTTGGAGACGGCGGCGCCGACGCATCAGCCGGACACGCCCATCAACGGACTCATCAAACAGCTCGAGGACCGCTGCTACGCCGATCTGGTTGAGGCCTGCAG GGAGATGGGTTCGGCTCGGGGCGTGTCTCTAGCGGCGGTGCTTCCGCAAGCCGCACTGCGAGCAATGGCGGCGCGAATGCCCGAGCGGCCTGACGAATTACTTGCCCTGCCTCACATAACGCGGGCCAACTACGACAAATACGGCGCCAACCTGCTGAAGATAACCTCTGCGTATGCGGTGGAAAAGTGCG GTCTCCTGATGCAGTACCAAGACGAGTTGGAGGCTGAGCCGGCGGCGCAGGACTTCGACGGCTCGGGCTCCGACACGGACTGGGCGGAGGTGGCGCGTGCGGCGAGCTCGGGCAGCAGCCGGGGCTCCTCGCGCCGCGGCCGCACCTCGCGAGGGGGGGTCAGGAAGAA GTACAAGCGAACCAAGACTTCGTCCGCTAAGAAGAAGGCGTGGCGgggggcggcgggcgcggcgcgggggaaggggcggggcggggctaAGGCGTCGCCGGGACCTATTAGATACGCTG GTGCGAGTACGACTGGTCTAGGCAGCATGCCGGTGCCGCGCGCTAACACAAGGCCTGGAGTCTTCGGCGGCTCCAAACTCAACTTCTAA